The genome window TCAATTTGAAACTTACGGTTCCGGTACCTGACCAAACATGAGGTCCCCAATGAACAAAAAGGCCCATGCTGGTGAATTCTGTCTAGAATTAAAATGAAGTGGCTACTGGGTCGGTTTTCTAAGTTAAAATGGgattcattttctgaaataattttcagttgaGCCGAAGTCTTGAGCTTGTATCCAAACTGAAAGCTACAGGTTGAAAAAGATAAACCATATAAGACAATAAACCATATTATGGTCatagtaaatttttaaataaaaacggggtgtgggggggggggtgtttgtcGGCATATACCGACATATGCGCCAACATCTTCAAACGAGACAAAATTACCCTAAAATTGTACGTTACTCGGGCCACGATTAGGAAATAACGGGTCTACGCAGAAAATCGGCATAATCAGCAGTTTGGCAACAATTTAATTccgacccaaaaaaaaaaaattgttccccttcaatttatatatttttttaatatcgggGTAATATTCTTCAGACCCAAAAAAACCAGGAGAAAATAATTACGCTTTAGCGTCAAATACATTCATCCAGTTCCATTGCGCAACAAATCATGTCGCCGACGCTAAATTGGGGATAACACAAATGAAGCTATTAATATGTCAAGGAAGGGTTGGGGAGCGACAAACTGAAATTACGAAGTAGTTTTGCAACTTGACCACAAACGAAGGCAACCGTAGCCGTGCGTCATGCCTTGCGAAAGTGTCACGCCTTAATTGCCGTGTTCCGATTGCCAGGCTTAAAATTGCCTTACAATTCCATTTTCTCGCAAAAGGTCAACGAACGATAGGCCTAAACTAGACTGTAATTTAATTAGTCACGTCGCTCTGTTGAAAACCCTATAAACTGGTTCGGCCATTAACCTACACAAGAGTAAACTAGGGctgttaaatttgttaaaaatacgtCTATAGCGACCGACCACGAGTTACAAAGCCTACAAAATAGGAATAACGTAAAGAAATATAATAGAATAGGCGTAAAATGTCTTTAAAATCTTCAGATAAAGGAAAAGGGAGTGTCCCAAACGACCGGACGCGGACATTCCAACGCGATGAGATAATGCAGAAAGGAAAAATCAACCGGTTCCAGTCCAGCGCGCGAAGGTGTCACCGACCATGTTTCGTGTATTTTACCAATTCCCCTTATATTCTAAcctgaaataaatacatacaagtgATCCTTAACGTTTAAAGTTTCACAAAAACACCATACTCACCATTTTGAAGTGTGTTTAAAGGGGTAAATATGGAAAACAATCAACCGTCTCACAGGATTCCGTACGAGAGAGTCCGCGATTGGATGACGTCTGAGGCGGGTTGGCGGTTACAGCGACGGGAGGTTGAGCGGCCCAGAGTATCGTACTGCAGAACTTATGTCGTCGTATGAGTACAGTATTGATATATCATCAACGATTTTATTAGTCTAAACATGtgtatttactttgatttttatcgATTATGAATTCCTTTATATGGTAGGTGTTTCAAATTATTGTATACCAAAACTGAATCATTGAAATCCTACATATCGTTATGCCTGAGTTATTTAAGATAATTATCGTACGCATGACGTCTGATCCGTCATTGTGCTTACTTCTTCCTCCGAACTGTTCGAACACAGCTATTGAACTCGACTTCCATCTCAGTAACATGAATTTACAatcaaaaattctaaaattaaccaaaattttattgaattatgtTCAGTTAAATGATCAAAATGATACTTAGTTCTCCTGTCGACGGGCTAGAATACATAGATACTGCCCCGCCAATGTGCTATCACAATCCTGACCAGTCCGAACACAACTGTTGGCCTTGGCTAAGCTGGCTTCCATGTCAGTACAATAGTTCCCAATCTAACCAAACTTAAGGACACCCAAACCTCAGTGACATTgcttatataaagatatttttggaTAGTTCAAGATTTAAATAAACACGAATAAAGATAAGAAGGGGTAATACAGGTGTGTAGGAGATATGGCTTCGaaataaacagagataaaagCTGTAATAAAGTTTGGTGGACGATTTGCCGGATACGAAAATGTCAGCAAGCACAACAAAAGGTGCTGAAAGTGTGTTAAACATGGGAGAAaggagaaataagagatgaaggAAGGAGAAATAAGAGAAGATGGACTCTGTGACAGTAGGCGTTCAGCAATTATTCTACTCCTACACAACGTCTACTCCTACACAATCGGAGAGAGCAATGGAGGAGGAAGTATCGTATGTACTTCATCTTGAAATACGAGGAGTTTAGCAAAGACAGACTAGAATCTAAATAACTACAACAACCACGTCAATATAGTGGGATGAAATATAGTAAGAGACTTCTTGTTAAACAAAAGAAAGGACACAAACGAAGAAAGACAGACATACTGCACAGAAAGTGGGCGACAAGTGTACAAAAAAATGAACCTCCATATTGAACTGACCTTCACCTTACAGAGCCAGTttccaaaatttaatttactAAGGAATATACCGAGCGTATTTCAAGGTCCtgataattaataattactgaCTTGCACATATAAGTATCGGGGATATAGCTGTTGTATTGTAAGACACAAAGATAAGTATTTATTTAAGACTGGTTCTGTAGTTGAAGCAATATTGCTGGATTGTCCTAGTACTATGCCTGCAATTTGTTCATGCCTTACTGATTTGCTGGTGAAAGTTATGAATACCAGTATTCTTTTGCGCTAGTTCCCTATACCTGGGAAAGTGGCTATTATTGAACTATTGCGAAAGATGCACTTGATTATCAGAACAGctcatataaaaatgtttcaaatttaTCATTCGTGTCCAAAATGCTAACAGTGCACCTCAGGTAGGGGTTATTATAGGGTGtttatttagccttttacttcaccttcATTTCCGCaccctttcttcaatcttgctgtccaacctctctgtcCACCCTTTAGAACCTTGTTTTTCATCTCCAGTGCCCCAGTACCAGgcttgacattatacatttcattaaatCAATCATTATTCTACAGAGACTGCTGTGAGcatttttgttactgatttagTACCTCTTATCCAAGCTTAATGAGCATTTGAATGACTACAGGCAAGAGACCCATGTTCGTGTTATGGAAAAATCAAGGAGAGGAGTACCCCAAGGAAGTGTATTGGGTCCAAtaccaattttcctctttttttggtAGATGTATTACTGGATTGCTAATGAGACATGTGGTATATTCAAGCTATTTGTGAATGACGCCcaattttatctttacataaaCAATATTTTAGACACAAACAAGACAATAAATGATATTCTTACCAGTGTTAAGGAGTGGATGACATTTAAGCAACTAAAtctatatgaaaatgaaaattcatttaccCTGGTGGGAAATTAAAGAAGACTTGGTGGTAATCGGCTGAATGTAAATGGTAATCCATTTCTGATTCCTGAAAGAGTACGTGACATCATCATTGAAAAACTTATGGATAATTGTGTTAACAAACAGAGCAGGCCTAGACTCTTATAATTCCATCTATCACATTGGCTGCCTCTCGAAGGCATATAAGCCTAATGTTTAAAATGTGTGTGAAGTTGAACAAACAGCCAAGTTAAGTCCGCCTGAACTCTAAGGATAAAAATcctatcttttcttcttttcattgtcATAGACAAGGTAACGCAAGCGCTAAACTTAGAATGATTGTGCCATCGTGGAATTCCAAGCGAGGGATGAGCATGACTctgaaattcatcatcatcacattgATATCGGTGATTTTGCGTTTTTCACAGGAGCATTTTATAAGACTGTTGTCACTTCGATGTACTAaactagtttatttatttatttaaatagaaataatacgAGGAATAGTCTAATTGATCCGAATTTCCGCTATGTCTGTTGAAGTCTCATCAACGTGTAAACATTAGACGCCATAGAGCATCAATAACATAAAGTGTGACCgctggcggccatattgaaactCCTGGTAAAGATTACGGTACTATTCTGTAGAGACAAAATACTATGGAAGCAGATTGTTCCCCCACCCCAATCCCAGCGTTTAATcatcataggtatatatattatttcattacagGTAAGACAGTAATTAATGTGCAATCTGTGCCGAAAAATTATTGTTCTCAGATTTGTAGTGGTACTAgagactttctttctttctttcttcttcttttaacgtgcagtATTGCattataatttgcatatatataatctcgGAAAGCATCTTTAAACAAACCATGGACaggaaaaaacttcaaaaaaccgGCAGTACAATGAAAACAGCTGTCAGTTCCCAAAtcaacagaatagaacagaatatagaatttaggacgtATGGGGtcattcaggtaaaaaaaaaaaaaaaaaaatatacaaattgacAATAAGAAGATTTGacagttgtaacaggaggaaaacttcgcagttgcactatgaaggtggaaagtcaggtgtaagaaagggaatatgaacagaggttaCAGCGCACTGAAAGGTTGCAGCTATGGCCCAAAGGGACGAAACTAAAACCCTTTAGTAACAAATGAGGACAGTTTGAGAGCATAGGTCTAACCTGAGCAACTGAACTACAGTTTATTGATATTACCAATCTATGAGACATGTTGTTTGATGAAAACATTCATTAAGCcaagattgaaaagaaaataaaaactatttatcagagagagagagagagagagagagagagagagagagagagagagagagagagagagagagaaatttaccacATCACAGTGAAATGTTaattagattagagagagagagagagagagagagagagagagagagagagagagagagagagtgaaatgttaattagatgagagagagagagagagagagagagagagagttttatcacaCCACTGTGAAATGttaattagatgagagagagagagagagagagagagagagagagagagagagagatttaccactacaatgaaatattgagagagagagagagagagagagagagagagagagagagagagagagagagagagagagagagagagagagagagagaattctgtacGTTTGGTTAAGTCGTCCAGAAACACTCTCACAGCAACAGGTTTAAAAGACGAGACTTACCCACACAGCCATAAGTAAACCTAAAGCACCTACTTACTACAAAGCCTTTTAAATAACAGGCAAGATTGACTTTACATTATATTATGTGGCATATATAAGATTAATGATCTTACAATTTCAAAAGAAGTCACTATTGCATTTAAGCTCCACAATAATATGCTAAGATGATTGTGTTTATTCCTGAAGGATAAGAAACTACACAACCTACCgtaatcataaagataatgagctaaaaaaaaaagcagtgatgGCCGCACTAAGCGTCTatttaattttctcagttttttggagttttcaagatggccgcaaggTTCTGCGGCGCCTCCATGTTGGAAGAACACCAAAATACGTAGTGCTAATATACAGATAACACTTCTATTTATTGACCCTCTATTTATGGTGTTGATACATCTACTTAAAATCtatttattattctcttccaAAGACAGAGGCACTATTGGTGTTTGAGGAAACGAATGATCGAAGTTATTAGGAGCCGTTTCAAAGCCAAATCCagcctattactactactactaatactaatattactactactagtgCTTACCTGACAAAGGGGACACGACCTGCGATTCACATTACTCTGTCAATCGCATTTGTTCAGTGACTTCTGATGTATCAGTATCACAATTAAATTGTATAATTTAGGTTTATTGAGTATAATTGCAAAATTTAAATCATCGTCCAATTTAAACtcaatttgatataaaaatttatacgAAAAAATCAATCGAGCGGACATACCTTTCCTTGAGGACAGAATCCATGTTCAATTGGCAAACAAAGTACCTAATAACCATcttgtataataattataatagcatAGGTCAATAATCCCTAGATGCGTTGAcagataaattttcaaaaaattgcgGGCTCACGTGCTTATTCATAAACACTTTTCCGTGTATCTGCATAATTAGGATGAAATTCGGACAAATCTATAAAAGAACATTCATTCAATAACACATCTATGCTCTGAAGACGGTCAGAATTATACGGGGTATTTCCCCAAATCGCTATATATAACAAGTGTGTGAGGAGAGGCATTtaggaaatgaaattttgttatttctgcCTGCGGGATCGATCTTGGGTTTGTATCGCCACCTCTGATGGGCGAAATGGTTAAttaactgatagagagagagagagagagagagagagagagagagagagagagagagagagagagagagagagagagagagagagagagtatatattaaCTTGTGAGCATTTACGCGGGATTGTTAAGTAGAATCCGAGCGTGCTAGAATATTcattttttggaatatatataccataaaaataatttaaaaaaatagataaataaatttatatattaatgtaataatataGAGTTGTTAAATCATTGCAGTACCGAAAAAAAACCACCCTTTTTTATCTGAGAAACATTACCTTGCGCAGAGAACGCTCCCAAGAACCCACTTAACAGCTGACTGTGCACATGGCCACGTAATTACCCTAGTCTCTCTTGGGAATCTTTAAAATTTAGCGTCGTTTTTCTACGATAATCTAAGTAAATTTagcttaatattaataattttggtCTTGAATGgctttgaaattaatatatataaaagaagtcaGTCCTTGAGTACGAAGATGTAGGTCTATAGAAGCAACTATAATAGACACATATCCGTAGATCAGAGATTAGAGGGAGAGTATAAGTTATATACCATGGGCTGGGCATGATGTTGGGGGAGGGAGTTATGGGGGCATcgtatatagaagagagagagttcgagagagggagagaatatggACTGAGTCTAATCTCTAAACCATGTTGGTGCAGCAAgagagttcgagagagagagtttgaagtgAGCCTAAACCCTGTtgttgtaacgagagagagagagagagagagagagagagagagagagagagagagagagagagagagagagagagagagaatatataaaaaatgtggagTGGTACATTATGGTGGTTTAAGAATTTGTGGTGGTTAGGTGAATCTGTGGGGCGGGGGGCGTTTCACCAGTGGTTTATTACCATTTAAAGAGAGACAGTGAGACCTGCTTGGAGGATGACGTCACAGGTGATGTACCTTGCGATGGAAGCTGCTGCGCTCAGCCGCCCACCCGAATGGCTGCTTACGTGAGCAGTGGCATTTGGGAAGTGAAATTGGTTTATTTCTCCCTGTGGGATCGATCTTGGGTTTATATTGCAACCCACGATAGCCGAAATGGTTAATGAGCTGATAAATATAATAAGATAGAGTTAGAAAATGGCAGGTAGCGAAAAAGGCAGACTGTTTGATCTGAGACACGTTCCCAGCGACCCAGTTGACAGCTGACTGTGCTCACAGTCGTGTAAATACTTTAGTCTCTGGTCTTGCGGGTCTTTTAAAGTTTAGCGTCATTTTTGAACGATAATCCAAGCAAATTTAGCTTAATATTAATGGTTTTTGTCTTTGAACGGCTTCGAAATTGATATATGTAAAAGAAGTCAGCCACTGAATACGACGGTGTAGGTCTAGAGTAACCCCAGACATATTATATCCACAGGTAGAGTTTATTAGAGATTAGAGGGAGAGTATAACTATGGCTTCGGCATCAAGGGCAGAGCAGGGGATTAGGGGgttagtgaaaagagagagagagagagagagagagagagagagagagagagagagagagagagagagagagagagagagagagagagagagagagagtatttaatcGTATATTTAGGCATGAATAATTGAAAATACCCATGGAATCGAcatatttattattgatgatgatattCTCTCACCCGACAAGCAGGTGGTCACTCACCCACTCCGGCAGGTGTTCAGCTACGAACATCCTGACGAAGAGGTCGAGTCCCATGGGGCTGTACCGCGCCTGGGGGAACCTCTGGGTGAGGGCGTCGGCCATCGCTTCTATCGCCGGCGATAGATCTGTCTCCTGTTGGGGAAATTCTTTCGGAAATTCTTtcgtaatattaataaaagacaaTTGGTCAGACAATATTAGTTCTCATTTTAGACCCGGGTAGAGTTGGGGCTTAGACCTAGTTTTACTTTCAGATCCTCGTActacttttactttactctatagCTCTTTTTTAGTGGCCCAATACTTGGCTTTGGGGGCCGAAATTTCAATAGAATGAACCAAAGTCATATTTTAATCCTAAAACAGCCATGACTAACCCCAGATCTGTTGACTATCATCCTGGAGGCGATGACGTCATTGAAGTACTGTTTCCCGTAGGCGAGTTTCACCTCGGCATCCATGGAAGCCCACATTTCCTCTGCGAATTTGACCACCCTCTCGTCCGTGTTGAGGCTCGTGCCTGGTTCGTGTAtgaaagtgataatgatgattattatcgtTAATATTATCGTTAGGAAATATGCCCTGGTTCACTGGAAAAAAAGCCACTTGACAGAATTTCCGTTGGAGAAATAGCTGACGAATGAATAGGCCTAaacaaataaattgtttattctgAAAGCCTAAGATGGATAAATAAAGGTACTGAAACCTACTTTCGTTACTTATATAACTATCAAGAATGAGGATAATGCGGGAGAGGGTCGAGACAGGAAGTCCCGACCATATGGATGACATGCATGGCCGTAAGAAGCCTAGACCTATGTTAAGGGATTTGAGATCTTtagaccatattattattattattattattattattattattattattattattattattattattattattattattattattgaccttgCCTGAAAGATACATCACAAATAAGTTTCACCGAACACGGGAAAGTGAGCGGTGACGTAATCAACACTGATTCACGATGACGTCATCGCCACTCCCCCGAAGCTGATGTCATATGGGTgcattggaagaagaagaagaagaagaatcacgaCTTACAAATAAACTTCTCTCTCGGTGAAACgagtcttttaatatatatatatatatatatatatatatatatatatatatatatatatatatatatatatatatatatatatatatatatatagcagagaagAGCCTTTatgacgaaggaaaaatgaaaaatagatattcTGACCTGCTGTAAAGTTTCCGGGTTCTACGAGAGAAACATGGACGCCAAATCGCCTCATTTCGTGCCTGTTTATGagcagataaataataaattaatactgaaattataaacacacaagtatatatatacagtatatatatatttcttaaaataatactTGGACTAACCCACCTCAGACTATCACTGAAGCCCTCCATCGCGAACTTCGTCAGGTCGTAGGTCGAGACGAGAGGCCCGGCCATACGCCCCTCGACGCTGGTCACGTTGACGATCCGACCTGACGGGAGAGTGAAGAGAAGCTGGAGCGACTAGTGAAGGAAGGAACAAACGGCTCCGTTGAGTACAatagatctcacttattgaaaaaaaataaatgaataaattagtaaatcatgaaaatttacaagcacatcctctgggaagctgCTCCACtttccaacggtgtgaggattaaaggacctctggaacttaggAGTTTTACAAAAAGGCATATTTGCTGCCTATTGGTGCTTGCAAGAATGCACATTCACGcataaatgtatacaatatatacatatatccttctCCTCAGACTGTGTGGTGGTGTTTAGTCTATATAGAAAAATGACTGGGAAGAATAGAAGCCAAGACTGTACAGTAGACATACTCCAGAGCAAGAAATTCCAAAGTGACCCCTCTGAGAAGTTAAAGAGTTGGAGAAGGCGCGAAGGAGGTAAGTGGCTCGTTAAAGGACATATCTTGAATCCACACCACCAGCAGTAATGTTCACTAGAGCCATAATAGTACTACACTTCATAACCATTGAATGAAATAGTATaaacataagaagaagaagaagacccaaggttttgtttaccttttgacTTCCTGACGAGGGGTAGGAAGACCTTGGTCACAGATATGTGCCCAAATATGTTGACCTCTGCCAGCTTCCTATAGGTGGTCATTGGCACCCACTCCACGGCTCCAAAGGTCGACAGCCCTGCATTGTTGACCACGCCCCAGAGGACTTCTGCAGGGGTTAAAAGTTTTGCATAGACATGACAATCAGTAGGGGTTTGAAATATTCTGCAAAGTGACATGTTTGTGCTGCTAACATAAGCATATAAACGTCTgatcaaaatgataaaatcttattataaacaaaataactgaaataaattaatgaatgaaggTGCCTATTTTTAGTGTCAGCTTCATCAAAAACCACTGTTACTCAAAACTGGAAAGATGACAGCTACCAACCTCATCATAGAAAAACATATGATTTGGGGTTGACCCTTCAAGTGGGACCTTAGAAGGATAGAGAGTTTATAATATCTGTCATCATCACTAACAGAAGTAGCAGTAGTAAAAGCATTAGTGCAGCATCAATATTACTGCTTTTATTATTGACAAAGCAGTATTAGCACCCGTTCATTTTAGAAAGATGCTTCATAAAACTATCTGAGAGTTCTTGAGATCTGTGACAGAGAGCAAATGGTATCTAATGCAGCTGAAAATGGGCTACAGTGAGGCCTGATAACCCAATAGAGTGAGTATTATGAGAAGCAGTGACTCTCATAGAAGTCCTTTATTACCTGACGCAGGTAGAATCATTTTGACCTCATGGAGAGCTGCGTTCACTTGCTCCTCCTTGGTGATGTCCAGTTGCAGGACGTGCATGCGCTCAGTGAAGAGCCTCCGGAGTCTCTCGGCACCTTCCCCAGCAGTGTTGGCTTCGAGGCACCCAGCGAAGACCCGAAACCCCTTCGGGAGAATGCAGAAGAAGAGTTACTGAAGTGTCTGTGAAACTGTGATAGTTGTTATGGTTAAGTTGGTGGTTACCCTCTGGCTCCAGAATGTCTTAGCCATCTGATTCTCATTAAGTCttctggaatgaggttgctagacctatGGCCTTCTCCATCTTAGTTGTTACCTACCACTGTTGACTTCTAGGTACATAACTCACTACTTATTTAACAAATGCCCAATAGGCTTCACTGGAGCAAACCTACAGTGCCCTGAAATGCTCACAATTTGGTACTGGGACCTCTCACTGGTGGTGCATGCAGTCTAACCACTTAAGCAGTAATTCTTTCAATATTCTTAGCAACAAAAACAATAGTGTCACTACTAGAAATAGCTACATTCCACTAGAATTAGTTAAAGTCTCCCACACGCAATATTGGCAAGATGATAATCAGatgggggtccagaaaggagagATGAGCAAAACTTGTGCAGTTGCGGCCCTAAGCCAGAATGAGTTACAGGTCAGTAGAAGAGAAAGTATTAACCAACACCTTCACCAGGTGAAGCTGGTATGGAGAGCCACTAAACCCAAACTTATCCCTGGATTCCCTCCTAAACATGACACCAAGATTATTGTCACCAGATGAGAAAGAAGTTGAAAACGACCGCAGATTTTAGGGCGGGTGACTTACGAGCTGATGGAGGTGGACTGCCAGACCGTGTCCAAATCCTGTGTCGCATCCAGTTACCAGGACCGCTTTGCCTGAGGCAGGTACCTGGAAGGAGTGCCAGTGGTATATTGCTATTGcctgcgtgtgtgtatttgtctattTGTCCAATACTTTTGTTTACCAGGTACTTAATCATTCTATTgtccattttacttgttttcctccaTGTTTGTTCCATATGGAGTGAatgttcatttataataataataataataataataataataataataatgaaattgcaCTAGAGTAATCTTAtctgtatcattattattggaaTCTAAATTGCATAGACCTTCATATAGTACTGGACTACAAAGTTACTACACTGCAGAAAAGAAcccattttaatgataaaatgtgacaatatatagaaaataacaagcaaatataaataaataaagctagatacatatatattcatacacacacacacacacacacacacacacacatatatatataaatatatatgtatgtatgtatatatatatatatatatatatatatatatatatatatatatatatatatatatatatatatatatatatatatatatatatatgaatgaattttatcacatcaccgtgattcatatacaagcattaagctacaaacgtcctttaatatccaacttgatggccgtgtggtttaacgcacgtcactgtagtcctgagttcttgtcttctgtggttcgagcccacgagacgacgaacttattatcaactaaaaaaattccctattgggtaacatgtatgaaagagtgttatttccgaggtagagcggaaATAACACtctttcatacatgttacccgaaggggaattttttcagttgataagTTCAGCGTCTTGTGGGCTCAAAcaatggaagacaagaactcaggactacagtgatgcacattaaaccacacggccatcaagttgaatattaaagtacgtttgtaattaatgtttttatatataatatatatatatatatatatatatatatatatatatatatatatatatatatatatatatatatatatatatatatatcaggcctGTAAATGCATCATTAGTAAGGATACTCTCGCCTGAACAACAACCTTGTCACAAAATCGACTTACTCTTAAGTTGGCAACAAGCACATAAACACTGGTGGTCAGAAGCCACGCCCCTGGGAAGAACAGCAGAATGTTGGCTAGTCCTGCAAAGTGGAGGGGGAGTGACACTGCGAGGCTGGCAGCTCCACAGGATAGGATTCTCGCCGTCTTGTCCAGATTCAGCATTGCGACGTCGTACAGTGACCTTGAGGAGCCGATTCTTATGGCTAGTGATTTTGGGGAGCTACGGTGGTCCTATCTGTAATTCAGGAAGGGGGTGAATACAAAACTGAACAGGTAGATAATTTAATTGTTTTGtagttagataaatagataagcatttttatttgtgtatgataagtatgattttatttgttaattaataattttattggtaattttatttataaataagtcgCCACTG of Macrobrachium rosenbergii isolate ZJJX-2024 chromosome 34, ASM4041242v1, whole genome shotgun sequence contains these proteins:
- the LOC136856080 gene encoding D-beta-hydroxybutyrate dehydrogenase, mitochondrial-like, coding for MLNLDKTARILSCGAASLAVSLPLHFAGLANILLFFPGAWLLTTSVYVLVANLRVPASGKAVLVTGCDTGFGHGLAVHLHQLGFRVFAGCLEANTAGEGAERLRRLFTERMHVLQLDITKEEQVNAALHEVKMILPASEVLWGVVNNAGLSTFGAVEWVPMTTYRKLAEVNIFGHISVTKVFLPLVRKSKGRIVNVTSVEGRMAGPLVSTYDLTKFAMEGFSDSLRHEMRRFGVHVSLVEPGNFTAGTSLNTDERVVKFAEEMWASMDAEVKLAYGKQYFNDVIASRMIVNRSGETDLSPAIEAMADALTQRFPQARYSPMGLDLFVRMFVAEHLPEWVSDHLLVG